A genome region from Euphorbia lathyris chromosome 4, ddEupLath1.1, whole genome shotgun sequence includes the following:
- the LOC136225929 gene encoding uncharacterized protein isoform X1, translating into MQTGARVGVVVEGGPRTLNSQQNQKKPLQHQQQSQIGTVPQLMAGGMAGALSKTCTAPLARLTILFQVQGMHSDVATLRKASIWHEASRIFREEGFRAFWKGNLVTIAHRLPYSSVNFYAYEHYKKYLYMMPGLERHRANVGGDAFVHFVGGGLAGVTAASVTYPLDLVRTRLAAQTNVIYYRGIGHTLRTICRDEGVMGLYKGLGATLLGVGPNIAISFTVYETLRSSWQSHRPGDHTVAVSLACGSLSGIASSTATFPLDLVRRRKQLEGAGGRARVYTTGLCGTFKHIVQTEGFRGLYRGIMPEYYKVVPGVGICFMTYEMLKLVLADVTAKL; encoded by the exons ATGCAGACAGGAGCAAGAGTGGGAGTGGTTGTAGAAGGAGGGCCAAGGACTCTTAATTCGCAGCAAAATCAGAAAAAGCCATTGCAGCATCAACAGCAATCGCAGATCGGAACGGTTCCCCAGCTCATGGCAGGTGGAATGGCCGGTGCTCTTAGCAAAACTTGTACTGCACCCTTAGCTCGGTTAACTATACTCTTTcag GTGCAAGGAATGCATTCTGATGTTGCCACATTGAGAAAGGCCAGCATCTGGCATGAAGCTTCCCGAATATTTAGAGAAGAAGGATTTAGAGCTTTCTGGAAGGGGAATCTTGTGACGATTGCTCATCGGCTTCCGTATTCATCTGTTAACTTTTATGCATATGAGCACTACAAAAAG TATCTATACATGATGCCTGGACTGGAAAGGCATAGAGCAAATGTGGGTGGGGACGCCTTCGTCCATTTTGTAGGTGGGGGTTTGGCTGGAGTAACAGCAGCATCTGTTACGTATCCACTGGATCTAGTAAGGACGCGCCTTGCAGCTCAG ACAAATGTGATATATTATAGAGGTATTGGGCATACACTACGAACAATTTGCAGAGATGAGGGTGTTATGGGCCTGTACAAGGGTCTTGGAGCTACACTCTTG GGTGTGGGCCCCAACATAGCTATCAGCTTTACAGTATACGAGACTTTACGATCTTCATGGCAATCACACAG GCCTGGTGATCATACTGTTGCTGTGAGTTTGGCTTGTGGCAGTCTGTCAGGCATTGCATCCTCTACAG CAACATTCCCTCTTGATCTTGTGAGGCGACGGAAGCAATTGGAAGGAGCAGGTGGGCGAGCCCGTGTGTACACAACAGGTCTTTGTGGTACATTTAAACATATAGTCCAGACCGAGGGCTTTCGAGGTTTGTATAGGGGCATAATGCCAGAGTACTACAAAGTCGTGCCTGGAGTTGGCATATGTTTTATGACCTACGAGATGCTGAAATTGGTTTTAGCAGATGTGACTGCCAAATTATAG
- the LOC136225929 gene encoding uncharacterized protein isoform X2: MQTGARVGVVVEGGPRTLNSQQNQKKPLQHQQQSQIGTVPQLMAGGMAGALSKTCTAPLARLTILFQVQGMHSDVATLRKASIWHEASRIFREEGFRAFWKGNLVTIAHRLPYSSVNFYAYEHYKKYLYMMPGLERHRANVGGDAFVHFVGGGLAGVTAASVTYPLDLVRTRLAAQTNVIYYRGIGHTLRTICRDEGVMGLYKGLGATLLGVGPNIAISFTVYETLRSSWQSHRPGDHTVAVSLACGSLSGIASSTAVHYAFDAEKQGVVPALH, encoded by the exons ATGCAGACAGGAGCAAGAGTGGGAGTGGTTGTAGAAGGAGGGCCAAGGACTCTTAATTCGCAGCAAAATCAGAAAAAGCCATTGCAGCATCAACAGCAATCGCAGATCGGAACGGTTCCCCAGCTCATGGCAGGTGGAATGGCCGGTGCTCTTAGCAAAACTTGTACTGCACCCTTAGCTCGGTTAACTATACTCTTTcag GTGCAAGGAATGCATTCTGATGTTGCCACATTGAGAAAGGCCAGCATCTGGCATGAAGCTTCCCGAATATTTAGAGAAGAAGGATTTAGAGCTTTCTGGAAGGGGAATCTTGTGACGATTGCTCATCGGCTTCCGTATTCATCTGTTAACTTTTATGCATATGAGCACTACAAAAAG TATCTATACATGATGCCTGGACTGGAAAGGCATAGAGCAAATGTGGGTGGGGACGCCTTCGTCCATTTTGTAGGTGGGGGTTTGGCTGGAGTAACAGCAGCATCTGTTACGTATCCACTGGATCTAGTAAGGACGCGCCTTGCAGCTCAG ACAAATGTGATATATTATAGAGGTATTGGGCATACACTACGAACAATTTGCAGAGATGAGGGTGTTATGGGCCTGTACAAGGGTCTTGGAGCTACACTCTTG GGTGTGGGCCCCAACATAGCTATCAGCTTTACAGTATACGAGACTTTACGATCTTCATGGCAATCACACAG GCCTGGTGATCATACTGTTGCTGTGAGTTTGGCTTGTGGCAGTCTGTCAGGCATTGCATCCTCTACAG CTGTTCACTATGCTTTTGATGCAGAGAAGCAGGGTGTGGTGCCAGCTCTGCATTAA
- the LOC136227960 gene encoding protein DA1-related 2 isoform X2: MAPSSSLSSSGVNHISNPCVYERKSRFMKWLSKLFKSGPSRAVGAGGGGGGGGSSSRRHPQLLGEENMVSWRAPSRSLDECPRADKEKEESDHTMQLSQSEDWKRPGGYKWGTDNDWPLQDNLIPPGYPTYAPPQYPPQYYHRGYRLCGGCHGDIGYGNYLGCMGKYFHPECFRCFSCGYPITENEFSLSGRDPYHKSCFKELTHPKCEVCFQYIPTNDAGLIEYRCHPFWSQKYCPSHEHDNTARCCSCERLESRNARYYCLEDGRSLCLECMESAITDTGDCQPLYHAIRDYYEGMNMKLDQQIPMLLVERQALNEAIVGEKNGYHHMPETRGLCLSEEQTVTSIQRRPRIGSHRLVGIRSQPQKLTRKSCEVTAILVLYGLPRLLTGAILAHELMHGWLRLKGYRNLNPEVEEGICQMLSYMWLESEVLPSKGMMPSTSAASSSSSSSSKKGGRSNVENKLGEFFMHQIANDASPAYGGGFRAANAAVNKYGLRRTLDHIKLTGDFPL; this comes from the exons ATGGCTCCATCATCCTCATTATCTTCTTCAGGTGTCAACCATATATCCAATCCTTGTGTTTATG AGAGGAAATCTCGGTTTATGAAATGGCTCAGTAAGCTTTTTAAAAGTGGGCCTAGTCGGGCAGTAGGAGCAGGAGGAGGAGGGGGCGGCGGAGGCAGCAGCAGCCGCCGTCATCCTCAGCTTCTTGGGGAGGAAAACATGGTCAGTTGGCGTGCACCCTCCAGATCTTTG GATGAGTGCCCCAGAGCTGATAAAGAGAAGGAGGAATCAGATCATACCATGCAACTTTCTCAATCTGAAGATTGGAAGAGACCTGGTG GATATAAATGGGGAACAGATAATGATTGGCCACTTCAGGATAACCTTATTCCACCGGGATACCCAACTTATGCCCCTCCACAATACCCTCCACAATATTATCACAGGGGTTATAG GTTATGTGGTGGCTGCCATGGTGATATCGGCTATGGCAATTATTTGGGATGCATGGGAAAATATTTTCATCCTGAGTGCTTTAGATGTTTTTCCTGTGGATACCCAATTACAGAAAATGAG TTTTCTTTGTCAGGTAGAGATCCATATCACAAGTCTTGTTTCAAAGAGTTAACTCATCCAAAATGTGAAGTCTGCTTCCAATAT ATCCCAACAAATGATGCTGGTTTGATAGAGTACAGATGCCATCCATTTTGGTCCCAGAAATATTGTCCATCTCACGAGCATGATAACACAGCACGATGCTGTAGTTGTGAACGTTTGGAG TCTCGAAATGCAAGATATTATTGTTTGGAAGATGGGCGGAGCTTGTGCTTAGAATGCATGGAATCTGCTATTACAGACACCGGTGATTGTCAACCGCTTTACCATGCCATCAGGGACTATTATGAAGGAATGAATATGAAACTGGATCAGCAAATTCCCATGCTTCTTGTTGAAAGACAAGCACTAAATGAAGCTATTGTTGGGGAGAAAAAT GGCTACCATCACATGCCGGAGACAAGGGGTCTATGCCTTTCAGAAGAGCAGACTGTTACCAGT ATACAGAGGAGGCCACGAATTGGCAGCCATCGGCTTGTTGGCATCAGAAGCCAACCACAAAAGCTGACTCGGAAAAGTTGCGAGGTTACAGCTATTCTTGTACTTTATGGTCTTCCGAG ATTACTAACAGGTGCTATTCTCGCCCATGAATTGATGCACGGATGGTTGCGCCTTAAAG GCTACCGTAATCTTAATCCGGAGGTAGAGGAAGGCATATGTCAAATGTTGTCATATATGTGGCTTGAATCAGAAGTTTTGCCATCAAAAGGGATGATGCCATCTACTTCAGCAGCTTCGTCCTCTTCATCATCGTCTTCGAAAAAAGGTGGAAGGTCCAACGTAGAGAATAAATTGGGAGAGTTTTTCATGCATCAAATCGCCAACGATGCTTCACCAGCTTATGGGGGAGGTTTCAGGGCTGCAAATGCTGCTGTGAACAAGTACGGATTACGTCGAACCTTGGATCATATCAAGCTTACAGGGGATTTTCCATTGTAA
- the LOC136227960 gene encoding protein DA1-related 2 isoform X1, whose product MAPSSSLSSSGVNHISNPCVYGDFVSSYAERKSRFMKWLSKLFKSGPSRAVGAGGGGGGGGSSSRRHPQLLGEENMVSWRAPSRSLDECPRADKEKEESDHTMQLSQSEDWKRPGGYKWGTDNDWPLQDNLIPPGYPTYAPPQYPPQYYHRGYRLCGGCHGDIGYGNYLGCMGKYFHPECFRCFSCGYPITENEFSLSGRDPYHKSCFKELTHPKCEVCFQYIPTNDAGLIEYRCHPFWSQKYCPSHEHDNTARCCSCERLESRNARYYCLEDGRSLCLECMESAITDTGDCQPLYHAIRDYYEGMNMKLDQQIPMLLVERQALNEAIVGEKNGYHHMPETRGLCLSEEQTVTSIQRRPRIGSHRLVGIRSQPQKLTRKSCEVTAILVLYGLPRLLTGAILAHELMHGWLRLKGYRNLNPEVEEGICQMLSYMWLESEVLPSKGMMPSTSAASSSSSSSSKKGGRSNVENKLGEFFMHQIANDASPAYGGGFRAANAAVNKYGLRRTLDHIKLTGDFPL is encoded by the exons ATGGCTCCATCATCCTCATTATCTTCTTCAGGTGTCAACCATATATCCAATCCTTGTGTTTATG GGGACTTTGTTTCTTCATACGCAGAGAGGAAATCTCGGTTTATGAAATGGCTCAGTAAGCTTTTTAAAAGTGGGCCTAGTCGGGCAGTAGGAGCAGGAGGAGGAGGGGGCGGCGGAGGCAGCAGCAGCCGCCGTCATCCTCAGCTTCTTGGGGAGGAAAACATGGTCAGTTGGCGTGCACCCTCCAGATCTTTG GATGAGTGCCCCAGAGCTGATAAAGAGAAGGAGGAATCAGATCATACCATGCAACTTTCTCAATCTGAAGATTGGAAGAGACCTGGTG GATATAAATGGGGAACAGATAATGATTGGCCACTTCAGGATAACCTTATTCCACCGGGATACCCAACTTATGCCCCTCCACAATACCCTCCACAATATTATCACAGGGGTTATAG GTTATGTGGTGGCTGCCATGGTGATATCGGCTATGGCAATTATTTGGGATGCATGGGAAAATATTTTCATCCTGAGTGCTTTAGATGTTTTTCCTGTGGATACCCAATTACAGAAAATGAG TTTTCTTTGTCAGGTAGAGATCCATATCACAAGTCTTGTTTCAAAGAGTTAACTCATCCAAAATGTGAAGTCTGCTTCCAATAT ATCCCAACAAATGATGCTGGTTTGATAGAGTACAGATGCCATCCATTTTGGTCCCAGAAATATTGTCCATCTCACGAGCATGATAACACAGCACGATGCTGTAGTTGTGAACGTTTGGAG TCTCGAAATGCAAGATATTATTGTTTGGAAGATGGGCGGAGCTTGTGCTTAGAATGCATGGAATCTGCTATTACAGACACCGGTGATTGTCAACCGCTTTACCATGCCATCAGGGACTATTATGAAGGAATGAATATGAAACTGGATCAGCAAATTCCCATGCTTCTTGTTGAAAGACAAGCACTAAATGAAGCTATTGTTGGGGAGAAAAAT GGCTACCATCACATGCCGGAGACAAGGGGTCTATGCCTTTCAGAAGAGCAGACTGTTACCAGT ATACAGAGGAGGCCACGAATTGGCAGCCATCGGCTTGTTGGCATCAGAAGCCAACCACAAAAGCTGACTCGGAAAAGTTGCGAGGTTACAGCTATTCTTGTACTTTATGGTCTTCCGAG ATTACTAACAGGTGCTATTCTCGCCCATGAATTGATGCACGGATGGTTGCGCCTTAAAG GCTACCGTAATCTTAATCCGGAGGTAGAGGAAGGCATATGTCAAATGTTGTCATATATGTGGCTTGAATCAGAAGTTTTGCCATCAAAAGGGATGATGCCATCTACTTCAGCAGCTTCGTCCTCTTCATCATCGTCTTCGAAAAAAGGTGGAAGGTCCAACGTAGAGAATAAATTGGGAGAGTTTTTCATGCATCAAATCGCCAACGATGCTTCACCAGCTTATGGGGGAGGTTTCAGGGCTGCAAATGCTGCTGTGAACAAGTACGGATTACGTCGAACCTTGGATCATATCAAGCTTACAGGGGATTTTCCATTGTAA
- the LOC136226484 gene encoding serine/threonine-protein phosphatase PP1 isozyme 4: protein MATQGQTLMDPAVLDDIIKRLTEVRSARPGKQVQLSEAEIKQLCVSSRDIFIQQPNLLELEAPIKICGDIHGQYSDLLRLFEYGGFPPESNYLFLGDYVDRGKQSLETICLLLAYKIKYPENFFLLRGNHECASINRIYGFYDECKRRFNVRLWKSFTECFNCLPVAALIDDKILCMHGGLSPDLAHLDQITLLPRPTAIPDTGLLCDLLWSDPGKDVKGWGINDRGVSYTFGPDKVSEFLTKHDLDLVCRAHQVVEDGYEFFADRQLVTIFSAPNYCGEFDNAGAMMSVDGNLMCSFQILKPAEKKAKYLMPNKM from the exons ATGGCTACACAAGGGCAGACGTTGATGGACCCTGCCGTACTCGATGATATAATTAAACGGCTTACGGAGGTACGATCAGCGAGGCCGGGCAAACAAGTACAACTATCTGAGGCGGAGATCAAGCAGCTATGTGTATCTTCTCGAGATATTTTCATACAACAGCCTAATTTGCTTGAGCTGGAAGCCCCTATTAAGATTTGTG GTGACATTCATGGGCAATATAGTGATTTATTAAGGCTTTTTGAATATGGAGGCTTTCCTCCTGAATCCAATTATTTGTTTTTAGGGGATTATGTTGACCGAGGGAAGCAGAGTTTGGAAACAATATGTCTCTTGCTTGCTTATAAGATTAAATATCCAGAAAACTTTTTTCTTTTGAGAGGGAACCATGAATGTGCTTCCATAAATCGGATATATGGTTTTTATGATGAATGCAAGCGGCGGTTCAATGTTAGGCTCTGGAAATCCTTTACGGAGTGCTTCAACTGCCTTCCTGTTGCGGCTCttatagatgacaaaattttgtGCATGCATGGTGGTCTTTCCCCTGATTTGGCACATTTGGACCAAATCACATTATTACCCCGCCCAACAGCTATTCCAGATACTGGTTTGCTTTGTGACTTGCTCTGGTCAGATCCTGGTAAAGATGTTAAAGGTTGGGGAATCAATGATAGAGGAGTTTCATACACATTTGGCCCTGATAAGGTGTCAGAATTCTTAACAAAACATGATTTGGATCTTGTCTGTCGGGCACATCAG GTTGTGGAAGATGGCTATGAATTCTTTGCTGATAGGCAACTTGTCACTATTTTTTCAGCTCCTAATTATTGTGGTGAATTTGATAATGCCGGTGCTATGATGAGTGTAGATGGCAATCTGATGTGCTCCTTTCAGATTTTAAAGCCTGCAGAGAAAAAAGCTAAATATCTGATGCCAAACAAGATGTGA